TGGTGACCAAATGGCTGTGCATTTAGTATTATCACCTGAAGCACAATTAGAAGCTAAATTATTAATGCTTGCAACTAATAATATCATAGCTCCATCAAGTGGAAAACCCATAGCAGTACCATCTCAAGATATGGTTATGGGATGTTATTACATGACTAAAGAAAGAGCTGGTGAAACTGGAGAAGGTAAATATTTCTCAAGCATAGAACAATTAATAACTGCATTCCAAAATGAAAAAGTTGGAGTACATGCTTTAGTTAATGTTAGAATAAATGGAGAAATTATTAAAACAACTCCAGGAAGAATAATATTTAACCAATTATTACCAGAAGAAATAAGAAATTATGAAGTAACTTTTGGTAAAGGTGAATTAGGAAAATTAATTGCAGGATTATATGAACAATATGGATTTGAAAAAACTTGTGAATTAATAGATAGTATAAAAGAATTTGGATATCACTTTGCAACATTTGCAGGAGTAAGTGTTGGTATTGAAGATTTACAAATTCCTGCTGAGAAAAAAGCTATACTTGCTAAAGCAGATAAAGATGTTTTAGATATAGAAAAAGCATATAAATCAGGGGAAATAATTAATGATGAAAGATATAGAAGAACTGTTCAAGTATGGAATAAAGCAACAAATGATGTAACTAAAGCCATGATGGATAGCCTAGATCAATTTAATCCTGTATATATGATGGCAAACTCTGGAGCCAGAGGATCTATAGCACAAATTCGTCAATTAGGTGGAATGCGTGGAATGATGTCAAATACTAAAGGAGAAATTATAGAAATACCTATTAAAGCGAACTTTAGAGAAGGTCTTAACGTATTAGAGTTCTTCATGTCATCACACGGAGCTAGAAAAGGTCTAGCAGATACTGCCTTAAGAACTGCCGATTCAGGATATTTAACAAGAAGACTAGTTGATATATCTCATGAATTAATAGTAAATAAAGATGACTGTGGTTGTGGAAATCACGGTATAGAAGTTAGTGACTTAACTTACGAAGGTAAAGTTATTGAAAAATTAGAAGAAAGAATATATGGAAGATTCTTAGCTGAAGATTTAGTAGATAATGGAGAAGTAATTGCAAAAGCAAATACATTAATAACAAAAGATTTATTAAATGAAATTGTAAAGAGAAATATAACAAGTGTTAAAATGAGATCTCCATTAACATGTAAACTTGATAAAGGTGTATGTAAAAAATGTTATGGAGTAGATTTATCTAACCATAAAGAAGTACTTTTAGGGGAAGCAGTTGGAGTTATTGCAGCTCAATCAATTGGGGAACCTGGTACTCAGCTTACAATGCGTACTTTTCATACAGGAGGGGTTGCAACTGGTTCAGAAGTACAATCAGATTACAAAGCTGATGAAGATGGAAAAGTTAAATTTGAAAATATTGAAACATTTGTTTACCCTGATGGAAGAGAAATTGTTGTTTCATCTGTTGGTAAAGTAATATTAGGTAAATATCGTTATGAAGTACCTTCAGGTTCAATATTAAGAGTAAAAGATAAAGAAAAAGTAACTAAAGGACAAGTATTAATAGAATTTGATCCTTTCCAAACACCTACTATTTCTACAGTAGCAGGTCATATAGAATTTAGAGATATATATATTAAAGAAAATATAGATATTAAATACGATGTTACAGAAAGATTAGCTATTAAACCTATAGAAAGTACTCAAGTTAAACCTAGAGTTATAGTTTATGATGATAAAGGTAAGAAAATAAAAGAATATGATATCAATTATGGTTCTTACTTATTATTCAAAGAAGGAGAAATGATTAAACCAGGAGATATAATTTCTAAATTACCAAAAACTGGTGGAGGAAATAAAGATATTACTGGAGGTCTTCCAAGGGTACAAGAATTATTTGAAGCAAGAAACTTAAAAGGTAAAGCTATACTTGCAAATGTTGGAGGAAGAATTAAATTCTCTGATAAAACTAAGAAAGGTATGAGGGTTGTAGAAATTCATGATATAGATAAAGATACTATGATAGAAGAATACTCAATACCAGCAGGAGAACATTTAGTAGTTTCAAATGAAATGATAATAAATGCAGGAGATAAATTAACAGAAGGTCCTATATCACCACATGATATATTAAGAATTAAAGGACCTGTTGAAGCACAACAGTTTATATTAGAATCTGTACAAGAGGTATATAGAAGCCAAGGTGTTACAGTTAATGATAAGCATATAGAAATAATAGTTAAACAAATGTTCCAAAAAATTAGAATTAAAGAATCTGGAGATTCATTATTCTTAGAAGATGAATTAGTAGATAAAAAAGTAA
The Streptobacillus felis genome window above contains:
- the rpoC gene encoding DNA-directed RNA polymerase subunit beta', which translates into the protein MSIRDFDSIQIKLASPEKILEWSFGEVTKSETINYRTLKPEPDGLFCEKIFGPTKDYECTCGKHKKMKDKGTVCEKCKVTITTSKVRRERMGHIKLATPIAHIWYSKGTPNKMSLLLGISTKELEAVLYFSRYIVIDGTGTEFKKYQIIKETQYRACIENDKTGSFRAKMGAEGILELLQELELPVLEKELEEEIDGETSTQKRKKMVKRLKIVRDFITSGNKPEWLILTILPVIPADLRPLVQLDGGRFATSDLNDLYRRVINRNIRLQKLIESNAPEIMIRNEKRMLQEAVDALIDNGRRGKPVVTQSNRELKSLSNMLKGKQGRFRQNLLGKRVDYSGRSVIVVGPNLKIHQCGLPKKMALELYKPFLMRELVKRSIATNVKTAKKMVEEENEAVWELIEEIIKNHPVLLNRAPTLHRLSIQAFEPTLIEGKAIRLHPLVCSAFNADFDGDQMAVHLVLSPEAQLEAKLLMLATNNIIAPSSGKPIAVPSQDMVMGCYYMTKERAGETGEGKYFSSIEQLITAFQNEKVGVHALVNVRINGEIIKTTPGRIIFNQLLPEEIRNYEVTFGKGELGKLIAGLYEQYGFEKTCELIDSIKEFGYHFATFAGVSVGIEDLQIPAEKKAILAKADKDVLDIEKAYKSGEIINDERYRRTVQVWNKATNDVTKAMMDSLDQFNPVYMMANSGARGSIAQIRQLGGMRGMMSNTKGEIIEIPIKANFREGLNVLEFFMSSHGARKGLADTALRTADSGYLTRRLVDISHELIVNKDDCGCGNHGIEVSDLTYEGKVIEKLEERIYGRFLAEDLVDNGEVIAKANTLITKDLLNEIVKRNITSVKMRSPLTCKLDKGVCKKCYGVDLSNHKEVLLGEAVGVIAAQSIGEPGTQLTMRTFHTGGVATGSEVQSDYKADEDGKVKFENIETFVYPDGREIVVSSVGKVILGKYRYEVPSGSILRVKDKEKVTKGQVLIEFDPFQTPTISTVAGHIEFRDIYIKENIDIKYDVTERLAIKPIESTQVKPRVIVYDDKGKKIKEYDINYGSYLLFKEGEMIKPGDIISKLPKTGGGNKDITGGLPRVQELFEARNLKGKAILANVGGRIKFSDKTKKGMRVVEIHDIDKDTMIEEYSIPAGEHLVVSNEMIINAGDKLTEGPISPHDILRIKGPVEAQQFILESVQEVYRSQGVTVNDKHIEIIVKQMFQKIRIKESGDSLFLEDELVDKKVIERENEILISKGKKPAVYEPVIQGITKAAVNTESFISASSFQETTKVLANAAVEGKVDRLEGLKENVIIGKKIPGGTGFKNYKDLNLFLGEEEEKINEEM